Proteins from one Parvibaculum lavamentivorans DS-1 genomic window:
- a CDS encoding TolC family protein: MKGSFRPWRRALSGIFLSAGLAMPVFASDTASVTLDEAIAIALSQNTQARIAFEAIGERTAEARQAGLPPNPELGLEVENVLGSGLYRGTEEADVTLGLTQRIETGGKRENRKRLSRLSEAVAAAERDVVERRLREAVTHAFNGLLAAQQEAETTSAAAERVRGLVPALRQRFERGASSEADLNRGLLALDLAEIRAGTKQAELRTAQQTLLALWSESAYRPLRAEGAFAVPATPLPGLDELEAMLDSHPAVLGGQQTVSVRRAAFDLEKSNAYPDVTLGAGARHFAGTDESAFLFSVSIPISVFDRNQGNIDAASSRVVQADLDARRTRVELARELQQSHQTYSSRCREAERLGRSVVPTSAKTSAAIREGYLAGRFGVLDLLDALQTSADSRMQETEALLACRNALASIEILTGLSGKEEAAEGDAQ; this comes from the coding sequence ATGAAAGGTTCATTCCGCCCTTGGCGGAGAGCCCTGTCCGGCATTTTTCTGTCGGCGGGACTCGCGATGCCGGTGTTCGCGTCGGACACGGCATCGGTAACGCTCGACGAAGCCATCGCCATCGCGCTGTCGCAGAACACGCAGGCGCGCATCGCTTTCGAGGCAATCGGTGAACGAACCGCAGAAGCGCGGCAAGCGGGGCTTCCGCCCAATCCCGAACTCGGCCTCGAAGTCGAGAATGTGCTCGGCTCCGGCCTCTATCGCGGCACGGAGGAGGCGGATGTCACGCTCGGCCTCACGCAGCGTATCGAAACGGGCGGCAAGCGCGAAAACAGGAAGCGTCTCTCCCGCCTTTCGGAAGCGGTCGCCGCCGCAGAAAGAGATGTTGTGGAGCGCCGCCTGCGCGAGGCGGTAACGCATGCCTTCAACGGATTGCTTGCCGCACAGCAAGAAGCGGAAACGACTTCGGCCGCGGCGGAGCGGGTCCGCGGCCTCGTGCCGGCGCTGCGTCAGCGCTTCGAACGGGGAGCTTCTTCAGAAGCCGATCTCAATCGCGGATTGCTCGCACTCGATCTCGCCGAGATCAGGGCGGGGACGAAACAGGCCGAGTTGCGCACGGCACAGCAAACACTGCTCGCCCTCTGGTCGGAGAGCGCCTATCGTCCGTTACGCGCCGAGGGCGCTTTCGCCGTTCCGGCAACGCCGCTTCCCGGCCTCGACGAACTCGAAGCCATGCTCGACAGCCATCCGGCGGTGCTGGGCGGACAACAGACCGTGAGTGTGCGCCGCGCGGCCTTCGACCTGGAAAAGTCGAATGCCTATCCGGATGTGACGCTGGGCGCAGGCGCCCGCCATTTCGCAGGAACGGACGAAAGCGCGTTCCTCTTCTCCGTCTCCATTCCTATCTCCGTCTTCGACCGCAATCAGGGCAATATCGACGCCGCATCGAGCCGCGTCGTGCAAGCCGATCTCGATGCGCGGCGAACGAGGGTGGAACTCGCCCGCGAATTGCAACAGTCGCATCAGACCTACAGCAGCCGTTGCCGTGAAGCGGAGCGGCTTGGCAGATCGGTCGTCCCCACATCGGCAAAAACATCCGCCGCAATCCGCGAAGGCTATCTCGCGGGCCGTTTTGGCGTACTCGATCTTCTCGATGCGCTGCAGACCAGCGCCGACAGCCGGATGCAGGAAACGGAGGCCCTTCTCGCCTGCCGTAATGCGCTGGCCTCCATCGAAATTCTGACCGGCCTTTCCGGCAAGGAAGAAGCGGCCGAAGGAGATGCACAATGA
- a CDS encoding ParA family protein, with protein sequence MQVVSIISTKGGVGKTTTAANLGGLAADAGLRVLLLDLDVQPTLSSYYDLAHRAPGGIYELLAFNERGLDQLVSRTIIAGLDLVLSNDHRGELNTLLLHAPDGRLRLRHLLPALAPLYDLVLIDTQGARSVLLEMAVLASGLALSPVTPEILAARELRRGTMQLLEDIAPYRHLGIEPPPLHLLINRVHPVSANARMIQQALHDLFQDHTGIRVLGTDVPAIEAYPRAATRGMPVHRVEYRQPPGRVAPAALDTMRTLAGELFPQWQDRFARVSGRPPRSIETGRSRGERT encoded by the coding sequence ATGCAGGTCGTATCCATCATTTCAACGAAAGGTGGCGTCGGCAAGACGACCACGGCCGCCAACCTCGGCGGGCTCGCCGCGGACGCGGGGCTGCGCGTGCTGCTGCTCGATCTCGACGTGCAGCCCACCTTGTCCTCCTACTACGATCTGGCTCACCGCGCGCCCGGCGGCATCTATGAGCTGCTGGCGTTCAACGAGCGCGGTCTCGACCAGCTCGTGTCCCGCACCATCATCGCGGGCCTGGACCTGGTGCTCTCGAACGACCACCGGGGTGAACTGAACACCTTGCTGCTGCACGCGCCAGACGGGCGCCTGCGGTTGCGCCACCTGCTGCCGGCGCTGGCGCCGCTCTATGACCTGGTGCTAATCGACACCCAAGGCGCGCGCTCGGTGCTGTTGGAGATGGCGGTGCTCGCCTCCGGCCTGGCGCTGTCACCCGTGACCCCGGAAATCCTTGCGGCCCGCGAACTGCGGCGCGGCACCATGCAGTTGCTGGAGGACATCGCGCCGTATCGGCACCTTGGCATCGAACCGCCACCGCTGCACCTACTCATCAATCGTGTCCACCCCGTGTCCGCCAACGCACGCATGATCCAGCAGGCGCTGCACGACCTATTTCAGGATCACACGGGCATCCGCGTGCTGGGCACCGACGTGCCGGCCATCGAAGCCTATCCGCGCGCTGCAACCCGCGGCATGCCGGTGCATCGCGTCGAGTATCGACAGCCACCAGGCAGAGTTGCGCCCGCTGCGCTCGACACCATGCGCACGCTCGCCGGCGAACTGTTCCCGCAGTGGCAAGACAGATTCGCCCGCGTGTCCGGCCGTCCTCCACGTTCTATTGAAACCGGGAGGTCCCGTGGCGAGCGCACATGA
- a CDS encoding AlpA family transcriptional regulator — MSQVPVLPPHERRILRLDEVEAKSGFKRAHIYNLMKKRQFPQALRLGVRAVGWDSVEIDQWIAERLNNRT; from the coding sequence ATGTCGCAAGTACCTGTACTGCCACCGCACGAGCGCCGCATCCTGCGGCTCGATGAAGTTGAAGCGAAGTCCGGCTTCAAACGCGCCCACATCTACAACCTGATGAAGAAGCGCCAGTTTCCACAGGCGTTGCGCCTTGGCGTGCGCGCGGTGGGCTGGGATTCGGTCGAGATCGATCAGTGGATCGCCGAACGCCTTAACAACCGCACCTGA
- a CDS encoding MerR family transcriptional regulator, with protein MNREILTIGHLARQTGTKVETIRFYEKNGLLPEPSRTDGNYRAYEQEHLDRLSFIRRARDLGFSLDQVRTLLMLADDRSQSCAAVDAVARERRNEVERKISDLIALKGELDRIIDRCECGIVADCRIIESLSTAGS; from the coding sequence ATGAACCGGGAAATCCTGACAATCGGCCATCTGGCGCGGCAGACGGGCACCAAAGTCGAGACGATCCGCTTCTATGAGAAGAACGGTCTCTTGCCGGAACCTTCGCGCACCGACGGCAATTATCGTGCCTATGAACAGGAACATCTCGACCGGTTGAGCTTCATCAGGCGTGCCCGCGACCTCGGCTTCTCGCTCGACCAGGTCAGGACGCTATTGATGCTCGCCGACGACCGCAGCCAGTCCTGTGCGGCCGTCGATGCAGTTGCCAGGGAACGTCGAAACGAGGTCGAGAGAAAGATAAGCGACCTTATCGCGCTCAAGGGTGAACTCGACAGGATTATAGATCGGTGCGAATGCGGGATAGTTGCCGACTGCAGAATCATCGAGTCGCTATCAACAGCAGGCTCGTAG
- a CDS encoding efflux RND transporter periplasmic adaptor subunit, translating to MKTIKTEILARRLLASGLAVALAISPALAQGDRDHDHGGDKAVEEHHDHRDGSESEEEHDAHGEDAHDGHGHDEEDGHDESGHGHSHDDEHDEHEDGHVTLTPAQIGNARLEIAEAGPGMLRPSLNLFGIVRPDLDRLVHVVPRFPGIVIGVNKRLGDRVERGDILATIESNESLRAYPLIASVSGRVILGNVVPGQFAGTDDPLMVVADLSTVWLDLQVHRHDAGLIREGQRVVFPSENGGGEVEAVISYVSPIAAQDTQSVLARATVANPEGHLQPGLFVTASVMQEPLAAPVTVKREAILHDGAAAFVYVPGEEGSFERAPVKTGRSDGVRIEILEGLDAGASYVAGNAFLLKAEAGKNAAAHSH from the coding sequence ATGAAAACGATCAAGACGGAAATCCTGGCGCGCCGGTTGCTCGCTTCGGGCCTGGCTGTCGCCCTCGCCATATCGCCCGCCCTGGCACAGGGCGACCGCGATCATGACCATGGCGGCGACAAGGCCGTGGAGGAACATCACGACCATCGTGATGGGAGTGAAAGCGAAGAGGAGCACGACGCTCATGGCGAGGACGCCCATGACGGTCACGGCCACGACGAAGAGGATGGACATGACGAGAGCGGCCACGGGCACAGCCATGACGACGAGCATGACGAGCATGAAGATGGTCATGTAACGCTGACGCCTGCGCAGATCGGCAACGCACGGCTGGAAATCGCCGAGGCGGGGCCGGGCATGCTCCGCCCCTCGCTCAATCTTTTCGGTATCGTCAGGCCCGATCTCGACAGGCTTGTCCATGTCGTGCCGCGCTTTCCGGGGATCGTGATCGGTGTGAACAAGCGCCTTGGCGACCGCGTGGAGCGGGGAGACATTCTGGCGACCATTGAAAGCAACGAGAGCCTGCGCGCCTATCCGCTCATCGCTTCCGTTTCCGGGCGCGTCATCCTCGGAAATGTCGTGCCCGGCCAGTTCGCGGGAACGGACGATCCGCTGATGGTCGTCGCCGATCTTTCGACCGTCTGGCTCGATCTTCAGGTTCATCGCCACGATGCCGGCCTCATCCGCGAGGGACAGCGTGTCGTTTTTCCATCGGAGAATGGCGGCGGCGAGGTCGAGGCGGTGATTTCCTATGTGTCGCCTATCGCCGCGCAGGACACGCAGAGCGTACTCGCCCGCGCGACGGTCGCGAACCCGGAGGGCCATCTTCAGCCCGGACTTTTTGTTACGGCCTCGGTGATGCAGGAACCCTTAGCGGCGCCGGTGACGGTGAAGCGCGAGGCGATCCTCCATGACGGTGCGGCGGCATTCGTCTATGTGCCGGGCGAGGAAGGCTCCTTCGAGCGGGCGCCGGTGAAGACCGGCCGGAGCGACGGCGTCCGCATCGAAATCCTCGAAGGGCTCGATGCAGGCGCATCCTATGTCGCGGGCAATGCCTTCCTCCTCAAGGCCGAGGCGGGCAAGAACGCCGCCGCGCATTCGCATTGA
- a CDS encoding heavy-metal-associated domain-containing protein: MAATRPYKLYIDGMDCAACALKIEKAMYHLPGVSDVDVSHANGTLALQLDEDRTASFLIEERVRSLGYIPLAGHVEPETRQALGR; encoded by the coding sequence ATGGCGGCGACACGCCCCTACAAGCTGTATATCGACGGCATGGATTGCGCCGCCTGCGCATTGAAAATCGAAAAGGCGATGTACCACCTGCCCGGCGTGAGCGATGTCGATGTCAGCCATGCAAACGGAACGCTTGCGCTGCAACTGGATGAGGATCGTACCGCATCGTTCCTCATAGAGGAGAGAGTTCGATCGCTTGGCTACATCCCATTGGCCGGTCATGTGGAGCCGGAAACGAGACAGGCACTAGGGCGCTAA